The following proteins are encoded in a genomic region of Dyadobacter sp. UC 10:
- a CDS encoding hybrid sensor histidine kinase/response regulator transcription factor, whose protein sequence is MLSENVEMMCERLGLRGIRGFLIGAGLLILASFLFSARAAESGRVLRYSLKEGLSFGIVNSIVQDTTGLIWFGTGDGLNRFDGTSFKVFKHDPDDPQSISGNYIKSVFRDRDGGIWTTSRSGINEYLPEKEAFRRHAPRPAKNSLPSDVSDIAQARDGNLWLSLNGAGIALFNKKTRLFTYYNQSTLPALGTNSILNAFEDSHGLLWLGTRESGIEVFQVDKNRRLTAARLTTARLTAARLTAAKLSLNNIPKTRINQIYEDHLQNVWIASASGLILYKRDEAKFYNLRIPNLRQSDTYLSIQENRQQKLLIGVQDGGLYSLDLSDLKRVSPNELTFKKVTNSQNEGITQRSVQAIHVDRDANTWLGTYGEGVYLISSIGEKFRNFEKKIKDYRAEGYLRYYGMCVDKNGDLWLGTDGDGIYKTKNTGEPIRHYAVDGKPGSLTDGAIISALCDRDNNLWFGSYSKGLFLYNPETDSFKNFSNRPNDPQSLGRNDVRVIFEDSKRNIWIGTNGGGLSLFDKKKGAFRSFIPSNSSINSNDVRAIAEDKSGNLWIGTYGGGLNYLNVTTQEFKSFFNDPRRPDYLSNHIIFSLLFDAKQRLWIGSEGNGLLMYDIVRKTTKHFNEKNGLPNQVINAILAENPEKIWLSTNEGISSIDLTRNSVENYDQSNGLQAGQFNPNAALFDPKSGIMCFGGTEGWNLFYPKAIKPSVYRPKVMITGLQIFGRNVEVGEETDGKTILSRGLSDQRKIVLQPKQSVFSIQYTSLNYSYPESNRFAYKLEGLDEHWNYVENERSATYRYLPAGTYHFKVKAANQDGIWFDNEANLEIRILPPWYQTWWAYLLYLAVIGALIYSYQLYKLRQAQLKYEVRLAQVETQKEKELNEKKLQFFTNVSHEFRTPLTLIINPVKALLKDRAQQSEGNLEIVYRNAKRLLSLVDQLLLFRKADLKADKLKLANYNLRELALEVFQCFLQQAEEKEITYQFICENEDLRLNCDREKLEIALFNLVSNALKFTPRHGSVSLELIDKNEEIEILVRDSGPGIPPEAADQIYTVFHQFKSGRSASKGGFGIGLFLTKTFIESHFGQLSYQSVMGQGTVFHINLPKSHPQLVPDFEPEPGADGTSIFLEELSGNYIAPSPIAKSRQQMVVDELSSDEKTMLIVDDDSNIRQYIGQIFQDKFKLLQAENAEDGILLAKKHIPDIIICDVMMSGISGIEMCRLIKSDSAVSHIPVILLTASTSQHVRLQGIEGGADDYISKPFDQELLVARVTAILKNRNDLQRYFYNEITLQANDFKISPEYKDFLKDCIQIVESHLTDPGFTIKVLAAEIGMSHSTLYNRIKSISGQSTNSFIRFIRLRRAAQILITTDITISEVAYQVGINDIKYFRESFHKLFGMKPSEYVKKFRRPFHENFQVDKGIFQNKLDN, encoded by the coding sequence TTGTTATCAGAAAACGTAGAGATGATGTGCGAAAGGCTTGGTTTGCGGGGGATAAGGGGTTTCTTAATCGGGGCGGGGCTGTTGATCCTTGCCTCCTTCCTGTTTTCCGCCCGTGCCGCTGAATCCGGCCGCGTTCTCCGCTATTCGCTGAAAGAAGGTCTTTCTTTCGGGATCGTTAACAGTATTGTCCAGGACACCACCGGCCTGATCTGGTTCGGCACGGGCGACGGATTGAACCGGTTCGACGGCACTTCATTTAAAGTCTTCAAACATGATCCCGACGATCCGCAGAGCATTTCAGGAAATTATATCAAATCCGTTTTCCGCGACCGGGACGGCGGTATCTGGACTACTTCTCGCAGTGGGATCAATGAATATCTGCCGGAAAAAGAAGCATTCCGCCGCCACGCACCCCGACCTGCAAAAAACAGTTTGCCGAGCGACGTAAGTGATATTGCGCAGGCCCGGGACGGGAATCTCTGGCTTTCGCTAAACGGCGCAGGTATAGCATTATTCAATAAGAAAACCCGGCTTTTCACCTATTATAACCAAAGTACATTACCCGCTCTCGGTACAAATTCCATTTTAAATGCATTCGAAGATTCGCACGGTTTGCTATGGCTGGGCACAAGGGAATCTGGCATTGAGGTTTTTCAGGTTGACAAAAACCGCCGGCTGACCGCAGCCCGGCTGACCACAGCCCGGCTGACCGCAGCCCGGCTGACCGCAGCAAAACTCAGTCTTAACAATATTCCTAAAACGAGGATCAACCAGATTTACGAAGATCACCTGCAAAACGTGTGGATCGCGTCTGCCAGCGGATTGATCCTGTACAAACGGGATGAAGCGAAATTTTACAACCTGCGCATTCCTAACCTCCGGCAAAGTGACACCTATCTTTCCATTCAGGAAAACCGGCAGCAAAAACTATTGATCGGCGTACAGGATGGCGGCCTATACAGCCTTGACTTGTCTGACTTAAAGCGAGTTAGCCCGAACGAGCTGACATTTAAAAAAGTTACAAACTCCCAGAACGAGGGTATCACGCAGCGGTCGGTTCAGGCAATTCATGTAGACAGGGATGCGAATACCTGGCTGGGAACCTATGGCGAAGGGGTTTACCTGATCAGCAGTATTGGTGAGAAATTCAGGAATTTTGAGAAAAAGATCAAGGATTACCGTGCGGAAGGCTACCTGCGTTATTACGGAATGTGCGTGGATAAAAATGGTGATCTCTGGCTCGGTACCGACGGCGATGGGATTTATAAAACCAAAAACACCGGCGAGCCGATCCGGCACTACGCAGTCGACGGAAAACCGGGCAGCCTGACCGATGGGGCGATCATTTCTGCTCTTTGCGACAGGGACAACAATCTTTGGTTTGGCTCCTATTCGAAAGGATTGTTCCTCTATAATCCCGAAACCGACTCTTTTAAAAACTTCTCAAACCGGCCAAACGACCCGCAAAGTCTGGGGCGAAATGATGTGCGGGTCATATTTGAGGATTCGAAAAGGAATATCTGGATAGGGACAAATGGCGGCGGCTTGTCGCTCTTTGACAAAAAAAAGGGGGCTTTCAGAAGTTTTATTCCTTCCAATAGCAGCATCAACTCGAATGATGTGCGCGCAATAGCGGAGGATAAAAGCGGCAACCTCTGGATCGGCACTTACGGCGGCGGTTTGAATTACCTGAATGTGACAACGCAGGAATTTAAGTCATTCTTCAATGATCCCAGGCGGCCCGATTATCTCTCCAACCACATTATTTTTTCTTTGCTATTCGACGCGAAACAGCGGCTTTGGATTGGTTCGGAAGGAAATGGACTGCTGATGTACGACATTGTCAGAAAAACAACGAAGCACTTCAACGAAAAAAACGGGTTGCCAAATCAGGTTATTAATGCGATACTGGCCGAAAATCCGGAAAAGATCTGGCTCAGTACAAATGAAGGCATTTCCAGTATCGACCTGACCAGGAACAGTGTTGAAAATTACGACCAAAGTAATGGTTTGCAGGCAGGTCAGTTCAATCCGAACGCTGCATTATTCGATCCCAAATCCGGTATCATGTGTTTTGGGGGGACTGAGGGCTGGAATTTGTTTTACCCAAAAGCGATTAAACCGTCTGTATACCGGCCGAAAGTGATGATCACGGGGCTCCAAATATTTGGCAGAAATGTAGAAGTCGGCGAAGAAACCGACGGAAAAACGATCCTGTCACGTGGTTTATCCGATCAGAGAAAGATCGTTTTACAACCCAAGCAATCCGTTTTTTCGATCCAGTATACTTCGCTGAATTATTCCTACCCGGAAAGTAATCGCTTTGCTTACAAACTGGAAGGCCTTGACGAGCACTGGAACTACGTCGAAAATGAGCGGTCAGCCACTTACCGTTATTTACCGGCTGGTACCTATCATTTTAAAGTAAAAGCGGCAAACCAGGACGGGATCTGGTTTGACAATGAGGCAAACCTGGAAATCCGTATTCTGCCTCCCTGGTACCAAACCTGGTGGGCATACTTGCTGTATCTGGCGGTGATCGGGGCACTTATTTATTCGTATCAGCTTTACAAATTGCGGCAGGCCCAGCTCAAATACGAGGTCCGGCTGGCGCAGGTGGAAACGCAAAAGGAGAAAGAACTGAATGAAAAGAAACTGCAATTTTTCACCAACGTTTCACACGAATTCCGGACACCTTTGACGCTGATTATCAACCCGGTAAAAGCGCTTTTAAAAGACCGGGCGCAACAGTCGGAAGGTAACCTGGAAATTGTGTACCGGAATGCCAAAAGGCTGTTAAGTCTGGTCGACCAGTTGCTGCTGTTCAGAAAGGCGGATTTGAAAGCGGACAAGCTGAAACTGGCAAACTATAACCTGCGCGAGCTTGCATTGGAAGTTTTTCAATGCTTTTTACAACAAGCTGAGGAAAAAGAGATTACCTACCAATTTATTTGTGAGAACGAGGATCTCCGCCTGAACTGCGACCGCGAAAAGCTCGAAATCGCGTTGTTTAACCTGGTGTCCAATGCGCTGAAATTTACGCCAAGGCACGGCAGCGTAAGTTTAGAGCTGATCGATAAAAATGAGGAGATCGAGATTCTTGTCAGAGATTCCGGCCCTGGCATTCCACCCGAGGCCGCGGATCAGATTTACACGGTTTTCCACCAATTTAAGTCCGGCCGCTCGGCTTCCAAAGGCGGGTTTGGCATCGGACTGTTTCTGACTAAAACCTTCATAGAAAGCCATTTCGGGCAGCTTAGCTATCAATCGGTTATGGGACAGGGTACCGTCTTCCATATCAATTTGCCCAAAAGCCACCCCCAGCTGGTACCGGATTTTGAACCCGAACCAGGGGCTGACGGGACTTCCATATTCCTCGAAGAACTTTCCGGAAACTATATTGCCCCGTCGCCGATCGCAAAATCCCGGCAACAGATGGTGGTAGACGAACTCAGTTCTGATGAAAAAACGATGCTGATCGTCGACGATGATTCGAATATCCGGCAATATATCGGCCAGATTTTCCAGGACAAATTCAAACTGTTACAGGCAGAGAATGCCGAAGACGGAATATTATTGGCTAAAAAGCATATTCCCGATATTATCATCTGCGACGTAATGATGAGCGGAATCAGTGGAATTGAAATGTGCCGGCTAATCAAATCCGACTCGGCCGTGAGCCACATTCCGGTAATCCTGCTCACTGCAAGTACTTCCCAGCACGTGCGGCTGCAAGGTATCGAGGGCGGCGCGGATGATTATATCAGCAAACCATTCGACCAGGAATTGCTGGTTGCCCGCGTGACTGCGATTTTGAAAAATAGAAATGATCTGCAACGTTACTTTTACAATGAGATCACATTGCAGGCTAACGATTTTAAAATTTCGCCCGAGTACAAAGATTTCCTGAAAGACTGTATTCAAATTGTCGAAAGCCACCTGACCGACCCCGGGTTTACGATCAAGGTACTGGCGGCCGAGATTGGGATGAGCCACTCCACGCTTTACAACCGGATCAAATCGATCTCGGGACAATCTACCAACAGCTTTATACGCTTTATACGCCTCCGCCGGGCGGCGCAGATTTTGATCACTACGGATATCACTATTTCTGAGGTTGCTTATCAGGTCGGGATTAACGATATCAAATATTTCAGGGAAAGTTTCCACAAACTGTTCGGGATGAAGCCTTCGGAATATGTCAAAAAATTCCGTCGCCCGTTCCATGAGAATTTCCAGGTCGACAAGGGGATTTTTCAGAACAAATTGGACAATTAG
- a CDS encoding sialate O-acetylesterase: MIESILARLFTISFFALCALTAAAQSVPEKLDLYLLIGQSNMAGRGKADGEPGADSSGIWVLNKQNVWQPAADPLHFDKPTVTGVGPGLSFAKEVLKGNPGKPIGLIPCAVGGSGIDDWQTGVKHEQTGIYAYDEMIRRVKEAKKTGRIKGILWHQGESDSSPGKNIVYEQKLEAFFKKLRKETGTRKVPLLVGTLGDFYVASKPGGAKINETITRYAGSHRHVYLVSSGGLTDQGDKTHFDARSARELGKRYAEAFLRRREK, translated from the coding sequence ATGATTGAATCCATCCTTGCCCGACTTTTTACGATCTCTTTTTTTGCACTATGTGCTTTGACGGCCGCAGCACAGTCAGTTCCCGAAAAGCTCGATTTGTATTTGCTGATTGGTCAATCCAATATGGCAGGAAGGGGCAAGGCGGACGGGGAGCCGGGTGCGGACTCATCGGGTATCTGGGTATTGAACAAGCAAAATGTCTGGCAGCCCGCCGCCGATCCGCTTCACTTTGATAAGCCGACAGTAACAGGTGTCGGGCCCGGGCTGAGTTTTGCAAAAGAAGTACTTAAAGGCAATCCCGGCAAGCCGATCGGCCTGATACCGTGTGCAGTAGGAGGCAGTGGAATCGATGACTGGCAAACCGGCGTAAAGCACGAGCAGACGGGTATTTATGCTTACGATGAAATGATCCGGCGGGTGAAGGAAGCCAAAAAAACGGGCAGGATCAAGGGCATACTCTGGCACCAGGGTGAATCAGACAGCTCTCCCGGGAAAAACATAGTTTATGAGCAAAAACTGGAAGCTTTTTTTAAAAAACTGAGAAAAGAAACCGGTACAAGGAAAGTACCGTTGCTGGTCGGGACGCTGGGGGATTTTTATGTTGCTTCCAAGCCCGGCGGCGCTAAGATTAACGAAACTATTACCCGTTATGCCGGCTCGCACCGTCATGTATATCTCGTGAGTTCCGGCGGCCTCACCGACCAGGGCGACAAAACTCATTTCGATGCCAGGTCGGCCAGGGAATTGGGTAAACGCTACGCTGAAGCATTTCTCCGGCGTCGGGAAAAGTAG
- a CDS encoding TIGR03885 family FMN-dependent LLM class oxidoreductase — MAMIGYHASHEQFSPSELLHYVKMAEQGGFRAAMSSDHLNPWSRQQGQSGHCFSWLGAALQITHSIPFGSLSIPGGWRFHPVVVAQAAATLAQMSPNRFQWIALGSGEALNETVVSPNWPAKEERNERIRQAAEMMRSLFRGETVTSKEGYHYADEARIWSLPEIPPKIFGAALTTQTARWMGGWADGLVTVNKSMDVLAQVMQAFNEGGGADKPKYVQVHISWAETMEAARQNAFEQWRVNTLAPEKCANFRKVAEFENATAAMRPEDMDEHLLISTDPGEYVGYLQRLSDLGFDGIFVHNVGRNQAGFIETFGREVLPRLAG, encoded by the coding sequence ATGGCAATGATTGGATACCACGCTTCGCACGAACAGTTTTCACCTTCCGAACTGCTTCATTATGTAAAAATGGCCGAGCAGGGCGGTTTCCGCGCTGCTATGAGTTCGGATCATCTGAATCCTTGGAGCAGGCAACAGGGACAGTCGGGACATTGCTTCTCGTGGCTCGGCGCTGCACTACAAATCACTCATTCTATCCCTTTTGGGTCTTTGAGCATTCCGGGTGGCTGGCGGTTCCATCCGGTTGTGGTAGCCCAGGCGGCGGCAACTTTGGCGCAAATGTCTCCAAACCGCTTTCAATGGATCGCGCTGGGCAGCGGGGAAGCACTTAATGAAACGGTGGTTTCACCAAACTGGCCTGCGAAGGAAGAGCGGAATGAGCGGATCAGGCAGGCAGCTGAAATGATGCGCTCACTGTTTCGCGGCGAAACGGTAACCAGCAAAGAGGGTTATCACTATGCGGATGAAGCCAGGATCTGGTCTTTGCCGGAAATTCCACCAAAAATTTTCGGAGCAGCCCTTACTACCCAAACAGCACGCTGGATGGGAGGCTGGGCCGACGGGCTGGTGACTGTTAATAAATCCATGGATGTACTGGCGCAGGTAATGCAGGCTTTCAACGAGGGAGGCGGTGCTGATAAGCCTAAATATGTACAGGTGCACATCAGCTGGGCCGAAACGATGGAAGCAGCCCGCCAGAATGCATTCGAACAATGGAGGGTAAATACGCTCGCGCCCGAGAAATGTGCTAATTTCCGCAAAGTCGCCGAGTTTGAAAATGCCACTGCAGCAATGCGCCCGGAGGATATGGACGAGCATTTGCTGATTTCGACCGATCCCGGGGAATATGTCGGGTATTTGCAGCGACTTTCAGATCTGGGATTTGACGGTATTTTTGTCCATAACGTGGGACGTAATCAGGCCGGGTTCATTGAGACTTTTGGAAGAGAAGTGCTTCCGAGGCTGGCAGGGTAA
- a CDS encoding response regulator produces the protein MSILYIDHEVNNLNSFKATFRRDAEVFIASSTSEGFRILEEKDIDVIFADHQMPEMTGLEFLRLASAKYPSSVRVLMTGNAYTDEIRNAAIKGFFHRYINKPWDEQQLRNLITRSSHN, from the coding sequence ATGAGCATACTTTACATCGATCACGAAGTTAACAACCTGAATTCTTTTAAAGCTACTTTCCGCCGGGATGCAGAAGTTTTTATAGCGAGTTCCACCTCCGAGGGATTTCGCATTCTGGAAGAAAAAGATATCGACGTCATATTTGCAGACCATCAAATGCCCGAAATGACCGGGCTCGAATTTCTCCGGCTAGCCTCCGCCAAATACCCGTCAAGTGTGCGTGTGCTGATGACGGGAAATGCCTATACCGATGAGATCAGGAATGCGGCCATCAAAGGGTTTTTCCACAGGTATATCAACAAACCGTGGGACGAGCAACAGCTGCGGAATCTGATCACCCGGTCTTCCCATAATTAG
- a CDS encoding TldD/PmbA family protein has translation MKRRDFMQMSGVGLSALMLPNIPVMGSSVHEAQLLDPWMDAPAKKKLTEVALNAAKSKGATYTDVRIGRYLQQYLFTREKQVQNIINAESYGIGIRVIANGTWGFSATSDVTPDGIAKCAATAVAIAKANSKFQKEPVELAPQSGVGDKTWKTPIVKNAFEIPSREKIDLLMNVNGKAMENGASFVTSNLFFINEQKYFASSDGSFIDQDIHRVWPTFTVTVTDKAAGKFKTRDAISSPMGMGYEYLDGLASEKIAGPNGLIGYRNSYDMVEDAIVAAKQAKEKMTAKSVQAGKYDLVLDPNHLGLTIHESVGHPTELDRVLGYEANYAGTSFATLDKWQSKNFAYGSKLVNIVADKTQAHTLGAVGYDDEGVPCKEWDIIKDGILVNYQAIRDQVKIIGEKESHGCCYADNWSSVQFQRMPNISLRPGSEKRSVLDMIKGVEKGIYIIGRGSYSIDQQRYNFQFGGQVFYEIKNGEITGMLDDVAYQSNTQEFWNSCTQLCDKDDYRTFGSFFDGKGQPGQISAVSHGSSTTRFDGVSVINTGRKI, from the coding sequence ATGAAACGAAGAGATTTCATGCAGATGTCCGGTGTGGGATTGAGCGCATTGATGCTCCCCAATATACCGGTTATGGGCAGCTCCGTCCACGAAGCGCAATTACTCGATCCGTGGATGGATGCGCCGGCAAAAAAGAAACTGACCGAAGTCGCGCTGAATGCGGCCAAAAGTAAAGGCGCCACTTACACCGACGTGCGTATCGGACGATACTTGCAGCAGTACCTTTTCACCAGGGAAAAGCAAGTGCAGAATATTATCAATGCAGAATCCTACGGGATCGGGATCCGTGTGATTGCAAACGGTACCTGGGGGTTTTCGGCCACCAGCGACGTTACGCCCGACGGCATTGCCAAATGTGCTGCCACTGCGGTGGCGATTGCGAAAGCCAATTCAAAATTTCAGAAAGAACCGGTCGAGCTTGCGCCGCAAAGCGGGGTAGGCGACAAAACCTGGAAAACGCCTATTGTTAAAAATGCATTCGAAATTCCAAGCCGGGAGAAGATAGACCTGCTGATGAATGTGAACGGAAAAGCGATGGAAAATGGCGCCAGCTTCGTTACTTCCAATCTGTTTTTTATCAACGAACAAAAATACTTCGCTTCCTCCGACGGCTCTTTCATCGATCAGGACATTCACCGGGTGTGGCCCACATTTACGGTAACCGTTACCGACAAAGCCGCAGGCAAGTTCAAAACCCGCGACGCGATCAGCTCGCCGATGGGAATGGGCTATGAATACCTTGACGGACTGGCGTCAGAAAAGATCGCGGGGCCAAATGGATTAATAGGCTACCGGAATTCCTACGATATGGTCGAAGATGCGATCGTAGCAGCCAAACAAGCGAAGGAAAAAATGACTGCAAAGTCTGTACAGGCGGGGAAATATGATCTCGTACTCGATCCAAACCACCTCGGTTTGACGATCCACGAATCCGTAGGGCACCCAACGGAACTCGACCGGGTATTAGGTTACGAGGCTAATTATGCAGGTACCAGCTTTGCCACGCTGGATAAATGGCAATCCAAAAATTTCGCTTACGGAAGCAAGCTCGTCAATATTGTTGCGGACAAAACGCAGGCGCACACGCTCGGCGCGGTCGGTTATGACGATGAAGGAGTGCCTTGCAAGGAGTGGGATATTATTAAAGACGGTATACTGGTCAACTATCAGGCGATCCGCGATCAGGTGAAAATAATAGGAGAGAAAGAATCTCACGGATGCTGTTATGCAGATAACTGGTCATCGGTACAATTTCAAAGAATGCCCAACATTTCCCTTAGACCAGGTTCGGAAAAGCGGAGTGTGTTGGATATGATCAAAGGAGTAGAAAAAGGTATTTATATTATCGGAAGAGGCTCGTATTCTATTGATCAGCAACGTTATAACTTCCAGTTTGGCGGGCAGGTCTTTTACGAGATCAAAAACGGAGAAATCACCGGAATGCTCGATGATGTCGCTTACCAATCAAATACCCAGGAATTCTGGAATTCGTGCACGCAGCTTTGCGACAAAGACGATTACCGCACTTTCGGCTCATTTTTCGACGGAAAAGGACAACCCGGTCAGATCAGCGCAGTCTCCCACGGCAGCTCCACAACGAGATTCGACGGGGTGAGTGTGATTAATACGGGGAGGAAGATTTAA
- a CDS encoding TldD/PmbA family protein produces MAILTKEEAKKIIDKVLAFSKSDEISVGLSGNRTGNIRYARNSVSTSGETSDLSLSVTSVYGKKSGTATINEFDDASLEKTVRRAEEIAKLAPDNPEYVPMLGAQKYQESKAFAESTAAISPDYRAQAAFNSIDPCVKKNLTAAGYMEDSAGFSAMGNNKGLFGYNKSTSVDFSITVRTADGKGSGYVSRDFNDASKLNTSSATEIAMQKALASVNTKALEPGKYTVILEPTAAADLLLNVTRNLDARSADEGRSFLGKKGGGTRLGEKLFDERITIYSDPMNAEIPGSPYSFDGRPQEKVVWVENGVVKNMSYSRFWAEKQGVKATPPAGGFIFEGGNESIADLIKGTEKGILVTRFWYIRAVDPQTLLYTGLTRDGTFYIENGQIKYPVKNFRFNESPVIMLNNVEAIGKPVRAGGSLVPPMKIRDFTFTSLSDAV; encoded by the coding sequence ATGGCTATTTTAACCAAAGAAGAAGCAAAGAAAATAATAGATAAGGTCCTGGCATTTTCCAAATCGGACGAGATTAGCGTTGGATTGTCGGGCAATCGCACGGGTAATATCCGGTATGCGAGAAATTCGGTTTCTACCAGTGGTGAAACTTCGGACCTTTCGCTTTCCGTCACTTCGGTTTACGGCAAGAAATCGGGGACTGCTACTATCAATGAATTCGATGATGCCTCACTGGAAAAAACAGTGCGCCGGGCCGAGGAAATTGCGAAACTGGCGCCGGACAATCCGGAATATGTGCCCATGCTGGGAGCCCAAAAATACCAGGAAAGCAAAGCATTTGCAGAGAGTACAGCTGCTATTAGCCCCGATTACCGCGCTCAGGCCGCATTTAACAGCATTGATCCCTGCGTAAAAAAGAACCTGACGGCTGCGGGGTATATGGAAGACAGCGCCGGATTTTCGGCGATGGGAAACAACAAAGGCCTTTTTGGTTACAACAAAAGCACATCCGTCGACTTTTCGATCACGGTCCGCACGGCGGATGGAAAGGGATCGGGTTATGTGTCACGAGATTTCAACGACGCTTCGAAACTGAATACATCTTCGGCGACCGAGATTGCAATGCAAAAGGCGCTGGCCTCCGTGAATACAAAGGCATTGGAGCCGGGAAAATATACCGTGATCCTGGAACCCACAGCAGCAGCGGACCTGCTGTTGAACGTTACGCGTAACCTCGACGCCCGCAGCGCCGACGAAGGCAGGAGCTTTTTGGGCAAAAAAGGAGGCGGTACGCGACTGGGCGAAAAGTTGTTCGACGAGCGCATTACCATTTACTCAGATCCGATGAATGCCGAAATCCCGGGTTCGCCGTACAGCTTCGATGGCAGGCCGCAGGAAAAAGTGGTTTGGGTAGAAAACGGAGTGGTAAAAAATATGTCCTATTCTCGTTTCTGGGCTGAAAAGCAAGGTGTTAAAGCGACTCCGCCGGCAGGAGGATTTATATTCGAGGGCGGAAATGAGTCCATCGCGGATTTGATCAAAGGCACGGAAAAAGGTATTCTGGTAACCCGGTTCTGGTATATCCGCGCAGTGGATCCACAAACATTATTATATACAGGTTTGACGCGCGACGGTACGTTTTATATTGAAAATGGGCAGATCAAATATCCCGTCAAAAACTTCCGGTTTAACGAAAGCCCGGTGATCATGCTCAATAACGTGGAGGCGATCGGCAAGCCGGTGCGGGCGGGCGGAAGCCTGGTACCACCGATGAAAATCAGGGACTTTACATTTACAAGCCTCTCGGACGCAGTCTAA